The sequence TGGCGTGTCGCCCAACGAGACGACGACGGTCGACGTCGAACTCGACTACGCCGAGACGGGGACCATCGAGGGAGCCGTCTCGATCGACGTCGTCGGTCCCGACGAGACGATTCCCGTGACGATTGAATCGGAAGATGACCCCGCGAGCGAGCCGGTCGAGCTGGCCCTCGAGCACGGGATCGAGTCGGCTTCCTATACCCTCGAGGACGTCAGCCTCGCCGTCGACGGCGACGAACGGACGATCACGGCGTCGGCAGCCGATTACGAATCCGCCGCGGCGAGCGTCTCCGTCGAGCCCGGTGAGACGACCGAGGACGTCGACCTCGGACTCGAGCGCGAGCCAGACACGCTCGATGGGTGGTACAACCTGACGCACAACGAAACGAACGCCCCGGTGACCGAAGGTGACGTGCTCGAAGTCGACGTGGACGTCGAGAACCTCGCTGCCGCCGACACCCAGTCGGTCGAACTTCTCGCCGACGGGGAGACTGTCGACGAAACCGACGTCGAACTCGAGGCGGGCGAGGAGACGACGATAACGCTCGGCTACGAAACCAGTGACGGGGACAGTCCCGGCGTCGAACTCGAGGTGCGAAGCGACGACGATTCGATCGTGACCACAGAGCGCGTCCGGGCCGGCACACCGGCGACGTTCGCGGTCGGGGATATCGACGTCGCTGGCGATCAGACCGTCAACGAGACGATCACGGTAAACGCGATCGTGGCCAACGACGGCGACCTCGCCGGATCCGACGACGTCACCCTCGTCTTCGATGGCGAGCCGGTCGACCAGCAGGCACTCGAGCTCGAGGGCGGCGAGAGCGAGACCGTCTCGTTCGACTACGACATTCCACCGACACCGCGAGCGGGCAGTCACGACGTCGACGTCGCTGTCGAGTCGACAGACGACGCCGGGGAGACCACACTCGAGGTCGACTACGAGTCGATCGCGAGCGGAATCGCCGCACTCGAGCGCGACGGGGACGGCGACCTGGTCGGCGACGGGGTCGTCAGGGTCGCTACCGGTACGTACGACGAGACGGTGACGGTCGAAGAGTCCGGCGTGACGATCCGGGGTGAGGACGCGTCCGAAACGGTCCTCGAGCCCGCCGGCGACGTCGGGGTCGCGGTCTCCGGTGACGACGTGACGCTCTCCCGGCTGACCCTCGAGCCGGGCGACGGTGAAACGGGCGTCTCCCTGACCGACGAGGCGAGCGACGTCACCCTCTCCCGAGTGAGCGTCACCGGAACGGACGCGGCGACGGGAATCGACGTGACCGACTCGAGCGGCCACACGATCAGGTACGGTTCGATCACCGGGACGGAAACGGGGATTGGGCTCGAGAGATCGGCAGACGTTCTCGTCACCGGGCCAGATGTCGAGGGCGACGACGGCATCGTCGTCGGCGACGGCGCGAGCGAGACGACGATCCGGAACGCCGATCTCTCGGTCAGTGAAGACGCCCTGACGGTCGCCTCGAGCGCCAGGTCGGGAACGCTCGTCGAGCGGAACAACCTCGTCGGTGAGAACGCGAGCGTCGTCGTCGGGGCGGAGCTGTCGACTGCCGGGTTCGCCACCGTCGAGACCAGCGACTCGTCGGACGTCGACGCCGATGGTAATTATCGAGACGGTGACGTCGTCGGGGAGTTCGAAGACGACAACGAAGCAGACGAGCCCTACGACTCGGCCGAGTTCGAGGCGACGTTCGAGACGGTTCCCGGCAACGTCACTGCCGGCGAGTCACTCGAGGTCGACGTGCTGGTCGAGAACGTCGGGGATCGAACCGGGAGCCAGGACGTCGTGTTCTCGGTCGGCGAGACCGCGGTCGCAACCGAGGACGATCTCGAGCTCGACGCTGGTGACGACGAGACGATTTCGTTCTCGTACACACCCGCCGAATCGGACGCGGGGGCAGAGATCGACCTGACCGTCGAGACCGAGGACGAGAGCGACGAGAGGGACGTCGAGGTCTACGAACGCCCAGCCTTCGAGATAACGGACCTCGAGGCACCCACGAATGCAACGCAGGGTGAGGACGTGACCGTCACCGCGACGGTGAAAAACACCGGCGGGCCCGGAGCGGACGAAATCGCCCTCCGGATCGGGAGCGACCTCGAACAGCCGGGATCGTACACGCAACTCGAGACCGACGAACGCGACCTCGAGTCCGATCAGCACACGTCGATCGAACTCACCGGGGCGGTCCCCGCCGAGGAACCGACGGGACTGCGAATCGTCGGCGTCGTGACCGGGGCAGACGCCGACGACTCGTTCCTCGTGGTCGAGGAGAGTGAGGAGCCAGAGAACGGCGACGACAACGGTGACGATAATGGTGGCAACGGCGGTAACGGGGGTGGCGGTGGTGGCGACAGTGGTGGCCAGGGCGGCGGCGGTGGTGGCTCCGGCACGCCTCACACGCCAGCACCGTTCCCACCGGACGACGTCAACGTCACCGAAGACGTCCGATCGCCGCTCCGGACCGACGCCTCGGGGACCAGCACGGTCACCTTCGACCGCGTCGGCCAGCGCAGCGCCGTCGAACGGATCACCGTCGACGAAGCCGACCTCGTCGGCGACGTTCGCGTTCGCGAGTACGACCGCAGTTCGTCCGTGACCGGACACCCGCCGGGATCGACGGTTCTCGCGATGGAGATTCTCGTCCCCCGGGGCGTGGAGTCACTGTCAGCGACCGTCGAGTTCCGCCTCGACTCGAGTGCCTACACCACCCTCGAGGCCGACGTCGAGAACGTCCACCTCGCCCGGTACCACGACGACAGCTGGCAGGTTCTCGAGACGAGCGTGGTCGAGGAAACCACGGATGGAGCCGTCTTCGAGGCCGAGACACCCGGGTTCTCCCACTTCGCGATCGTCGCGGTGGGCGAGCCAACCGCGGTCGCGTCCGTCGACCCCGATTCGGTGACGGTGGGCGAGGAGGCGACCCTCGATGGGGCTGGCTCGAGCGATCGGTTCGGTGAGATCGAGTCCTTCGAGTGGACCGTCGGCGACGAGACGGCCACAGGCGAGACGGCAACGGTCGCGTTCGACGAGTCTGGCGAGTACGACGTGAGCCTGACTGTGACCAACGACGCTGGCGAGTCCGACACTGCAACGACCACGCTCACCGTCACGGACCCCGACGACGGACTGCTCACGGGCGACGGCATTCCCGGGTTCGGGCTCGTACTCGCGATCGGAGCCGTACTGGCAGCAATGGGTCTTCGTGCGCGCCTCTACCGACGACCGTAGCAGACCGGCTTACGCCGACGAGAGGATTTCGAGCGTTCCCTCCTCGTCGACCGACTCGTACCGAACGATCGCGTCGAAGGCCTCGAGCGGCAATCGATCGCCGCTGGTGATTCCCCGGGCATCCCGCGACTCGAGTTCGTTCGCGACGAACTGCCGGGCGACCAGTGCCAGCCTGCCGGTTCCGTCCTCGAGTTCGCGCTGGGCCTCTGCGAGCAACAGCGCGGCCGTGAACACCTCGAAGACGTAGTGGGCGAGGTGCTTGGCCGAAAACTGGGCGTACTCGGGCCCCTCCTCGGCGAGCGTGGCCATCGCAGCCGTGAGGTCGTGGAACTCCGATTCGACGATCGACGCCGCCTCCGCGAGCGCCGGATGGGTGACCGTCTCGAGTCGGTCGGTGACGACCTGCGCGAACGGCTCGTGGGCGGCCTCGCGCTCGAGCGCCCGGAGGACGTCGAGCGAGAGGACGTTCTCCGTCCCCTCCCAGATTGGCAACACCTGGGCGTCTCGCAGGAGCCGGTGGGTGACGAAGTCGTTCACGTAGCCGTTGCCGCCCTGGATCTCCATCGCGTACGAGGCGGTGTCGACGGCCATCCGGCCCGTCCTGAGCTTGGCGATGGGGATCAACAGGCGGAGCAGGCGGTAGGTGTCCTCGAGCTCGTCCGGATCGGAGTCCTCGGCGTAGCCACTCGCATCCCGCTCTGTGCGCTCGCGCTCTGCGAACAGCCGCCCGGTCTCGAGGACGAACGCCGTCGCAGCCTCGTAGTCGACGGCCATCTCGACCAGATCCGACCGCATCAGCGGGAACTGGTCGATCGTCTGACCGAACGCCTCGCGATTCGCGGCGTGAACCTTGCTCTCGAGCAGCGCCCGGCCCATGATTCCACAGGAGGCGGCGGCGTTGGCCAGTCGCTCGAGGTTGAGCATCTCGACCATCTGCCTGAAGCCGTTTTCTTCCTCGCCGACGAGGAGCGCGGGCGTGTCGTCGAACTCGACCTCACCCGTCGGAACGGCGATGGTCCCGAGTTTGTCCTTCAGCCGGCGGTACAGCTGGTCGTTTACCGCCTCGCCCGGCGGTGCACCGTCGAACGCTTGCCGATCACCTTTCGTGAAGACACCCTCGTCGGGGTCGCCGTGGGGGACCAGAAACATCGAGAGGCCGTCGGTGCCCGCCGGCGCGTCGGGCGTCCGGGCGAGCGCGAGCGTCCCCTCGGCGTCGATGTTCGAGCAGAACCACTTCTCGCCGGTGAGTCGCCAGCCGTAGTCGGGGTCGTACTCGGCGACAGTCTCGTTGGCCCCGACGTCGCTGCCGCCCTGTTCTTCGGTCAGGAACATCGCCCCCTCGATCAGGTCGTCGTACTCCCGGCTCACGAGTCCCTCGTAATAGGGCTCGAGTCGGTCGTCGCCGAACTTCTCGAGGACGAGCGCCGAACCGGCGGTCATCGCGACCGGACAGCCGAAGCCGGCGTCGGCGTAGCTCAACAGGTGGAGCATTGCGAGGAAGTGCGTGTGGGGCATGGGCTCGTCCCGGCCCGGCGGGGCCTCGAACGCGTCGGCGACGATGCCTGCCTCGTAGACCAGTTCGTCGTTCTCGAGCTGTTCGGGCGGATACCGGACGAAATTCTGGACCCCGCCGTGGCGGTCGTAGGGCTCGAGTTCGGGGCCGTGGTCGTCGACGACGTCTGCGTTTTCGGCGACCGTGTGGCCCACCAGTTCGCCGAACGCCTCGAGTCGTGACTCGGCCCAGTCGAACTCCTCGGGCCCGTAGGCTCGACGGACCGCACGCTGGAGCGTTCGGTCGAGGCTCCAGTAGTTGACGTACTTCCCCTCCTCGAGTGCACCGTAGTCGATTCCCTCGGCCATACCGTGAACGACGATACCGATTGACAAGAATCCGGCCGGTTTCAACGGATGGTCGATTCATCGCCGTTGCAACGAGCGGCGAACGCCGAGTGCCGAGCGAGGACTGGGGCGTCAGTCGGCGTTCTCGAGGCGAGTCCGTGGGAACGTGTAGACCGTGAGTTCTCGAGGGACGACGCCGTTTACCTTGACGCTCGCGTGCGGGTAGATCGCGCCGACGACCGGAACGTCGGGCTCGTAGCGGTCGTTGGTGCCGTACTCCGCGACGGTACAGTCTGCCTCGCGGATGGTGACGGCGTCCGCCCGGAGGTCCGAGACGTCGACGACGGTGAGCCGGTCGCCAGTCTCGCGGTCGACGACAGTGTCTCCGGGTCGGATCTCGTGATTCGAACAGTAGATCGGCTCCGGTTCGTCTTCGTCGACGAACACCGGATCCCCGCAGTCGTGACACTCGATCGCGAGCGTTCCCGGCGGAGGCGTCCGTCCCTCGGTGATTTCGATAGCGACCCGACGGATGTGCTTACACCGGACGTCGCGGAAGACGTGGTCCGGGCAGGTACAGCGGCCGCTCTCGAGGTCGACCAGGTAGGTGTGATCGCTCGCGGACTCGACCTCGTAGAGACCGTCGCCCAGCGGGAGCACGGACATCGGCTCCGTCCGGGCACGGCGCGAGCGCTCGGCGAGATGCTCTGACGTCGGAACTGGCAGTGGGGCTTTCGGTGACGCGTGTGTGTTCATGGGGTGCGTCGAAGTGGGTGCCGGCGCCAGCGAACTGACGGCGGCGAATGCGGTCGGCTGGCTACTCGGTGGAGGTAGGATCTCGAGGCGTAAAACGGACTCGCCAGCAGTCAACACGACTGTCTATCGGGAAATCCGACGTTCGGTCGGACGGCAGTGGGAGGACAGTCGACAGGGGACCGGACCCACAGCGGATCGACCGTCAGACCGGGTCCTCGACTTCGAGTGCGGCCTGCAACCGCTCGCGCTCTTCCCGGAGCGCCTCGAGTTCGTCGGCGACACGGCCGTTTGCCAGTCGGTCGCGCTCGTCGGGCGAGAGCTGAACCACTGCCTCGGCGGCGGTCTGAAGCCGGTCGTAGTCCGTCTCGTGCGTCCGGCGACTGACTCGTCGCAGAGCGGCGACGGTCTCCTCACCGGCGATGCGCTCGACGAACGGGCGGTACTCCCGCGCCCGTCGCTGGAGCACGCCCGCGGGTTCGGGCGGCCACGGAAGAGTCAGCGGCCCGGCACCGATGGCCTCGAGGTACGTCTGCTGGGTCGCCACCCGTCGCTTGAGTTCGTCGGCGTCCGCGACGAGGTGGGTGAGCTTCGACCGCGAGTAG is a genomic window of Natrarchaeobaculum aegyptiacum containing:
- a CDS encoding S8 family serine peptidase codes for the protein MTFSLPDQSFLWTVAVALVLALSLLAPLGAGLAGASVAPGTVLSGDGSDSTESVPTQSPADVDIDPALEDAADRSGLGTQTAADEPLEVVVRMDAERSAVASPQADTSPDGLKVEARETQQALEAFAEAHDGVEIKTQFWIANAVVLEIDPDDVALEAVAGVSGVDRLHTNFEVERASESALDRTAGAAGSHPSISTPHPTVTTGSTAATYGLEQSNATTVWDEYDTRGAGTTVAVLDTGVDVDNHTDLEAALVEDGWYDTIDGSATPGDVEGHGTHVSGTVVGYQTDSGVHYGVAPEAGLLHAKVLDDAGSGSLEDVLDGLQWALDHDSDVDAVAMSLGAKGYVSAFIEPVQNAREMGVVVVSSSGNKDDGTSTSPGNVYETFAVGSTNDRYEVAQSSSGEEIDTDDAWGDDAPDEWPDEYVVPDVVAPGVGVTSAVPGGEFEKKSGTSMAAPHVAGSVALLRSIDGDLEPDELESVLEGTAWKPDGAPDEQDTRYGHGIIDVHAAALEVTGTGSIAGAVTASGDSSAVSTEDVVSSGEPIENASVTVTNEAGTTWNATTDEDGSYELTALPTSVGPENEYDVTVDAGANYTTETVSGVGVSPNETTTVDVELDYAETGTIEGAVSIDVVGPDETIPVTIESEDDPASEPVELALEHGIESASYTLEDVSLAVDGDERTITASAADYESAAASVSVEPGETTEDVDLGLEREPDTLDGWYNLTHNETNAPVTEGDVLEVDVDVENLAAADTQSVELLADGETVDETDVELEAGEETTITLGYETSDGDSPGVELEVRSDDDSIVTTERVRAGTPATFAVGDIDVAGDQTVNETITVNAIVANDGDLAGSDDVTLVFDGEPVDQQALELEGGESETVSFDYDIPPTPRAGSHDVDVAVESTDDAGETTLEVDYESIASGIAALERDGDGDLVGDGVVRVATGTYDETVTVEESGVTIRGEDASETVLEPAGDVGVAVSGDDVTLSRLTLEPGDGETGVSLTDEASDVTLSRVSVTGTDAATGIDVTDSSGHTIRYGSITGTETGIGLERSADVLVTGPDVEGDDGIVVGDGASETTIRNADLSVSEDALTVASSARSGTLVERNNLVGENASVVVGAELSTAGFATVETSDSSDVDADGNYRDGDVVGEFEDDNEADEPYDSAEFEATFETVPGNVTAGESLEVDVLVENVGDRTGSQDVVFSVGETAVATEDDLELDAGDDETISFSYTPAESDAGAEIDLTVETEDESDERDVEVYERPAFEITDLEAPTNATQGEDVTVTATVKNTGGPGADEIALRIGSDLEQPGSYTQLETDERDLESDQHTSIELTGAVPAEEPTGLRIVGVVTGADADDSFLVVEESEEPENGDDNGDDNGGNGGNGGGGGGDSGGQGGGGGGSGTPHTPAPFPPDDVNVTEDVRSPLRTDASGTSTVTFDRVGQRSAVERITVDEADLVGDVRVREYDRSSSVTGHPPGSTVLAMEILVPRGVESLSATVEFRLDSSAYTTLEADVENVHLARYHDDSWQVLETSVVEETTDGAVFEAETPGFSHFAIVAVGEPTAVASVDPDSVTVGEEATLDGAGSSDRFGEIESFEWTVGDETATGETATVAFDESGEYDVSLTVTNDAGESDTATTTLTVTDPDDGLLTGDGIPGFGLVLAIGAVLAAMGLRARLYRRP
- a CDS encoding acyl-CoA dehydrogenase family protein; this encodes MAEGIDYGALEEGKYVNYWSLDRTLQRAVRRAYGPEEFDWAESRLEAFGELVGHTVAENADVVDDHGPELEPYDRHGGVQNFVRYPPEQLENDELVYEAGIVADAFEAPPGRDEPMPHTHFLAMLHLLSYADAGFGCPVAMTAGSALVLEKFGDDRLEPYYEGLVSREYDDLIEGAMFLTEEQGGSDVGANETVAEYDPDYGWRLTGEKWFCSNIDAEGTLALARTPDAPAGTDGLSMFLVPHGDPDEGVFTKGDRQAFDGAPPGEAVNDQLYRRLKDKLGTIAVPTGEVEFDDTPALLVGEEENGFRQMVEMLNLERLANAAASCGIMGRALLESKVHAANREAFGQTIDQFPLMRSDLVEMAVDYEAATAFVLETGRLFAERERTERDASGYAEDSDPDELEDTYRLLRLLIPIAKLRTGRMAVDTASYAMEIQGGNGYVNDFVTHRLLRDAQVLPIWEGTENVLSLDVLRALEREAAHEPFAQVVTDRLETVTHPALAEAASIVESEFHDLTAAMATLAEEGPEYAQFSAKHLAHYVFEVFTAALLLAEAQRELEDGTGRLALVARQFVANELESRDARGITSGDRLPLEAFDAIVRYESVDEEGTLEILSSA
- a CDS encoding SWIM zinc finger family protein, giving the protein MNTHASPKAPLPVPTSEHLAERSRRARTEPMSVLPLGDGLYEVESASDHTYLVDLESGRCTCPDHVFRDVRCKHIRRVAIEITEGRTPPPGTLAIECHDCGDPVFVDEDEPEPIYCSNHEIRPGDTVVDRETGDRLTVVDVSDLRADAVTIREADCTVAEYGTNDRYEPDVPVVGAIYPHASVKVNGVVPRELTVYTFPRTRLENAD